The segment GCGGCCGGAAGCGAGCCACAGCAGCGGCCAAAAAGAAGGCGAAGCAGCGTTGACGCGCTGGAAAAGCTGAACTATAAGCCGCACCAACCGAGGCGGCCCTGTGGCTGCCCGTTTGTTTTTTGCGCCTTGCGGCATTCCGCATGCGTCCACCAGATCAGAAGAGAGGCATCATGGCCAATACCTCCTCGGCCAAAAAGGCTACGCGCAAGATCGCCCGCCGCACCGCGATCAACAAGAACCGCCGCTCGCGCGTGCGGACCTACATCCGCCAGGTCGAAGAGGCGCTCGCCTCGGGCGACAAGGCTGCCGCGCAGGCTGCTTTCAAGGTGGCTGAGCCGGAATTGATGCGCGCCGCGAGCA is part of the Mesorhizobium sp. L-2-11 genome and harbors:
- the rpsT gene encoding 30S ribosomal protein S20, whose product is MANTSSAKKATRKIARRTAINKNRRSRVRTYIRQVEEALASGDKAAAQAAFKVAEPELMRAASKGVVHKNTASRKVSRLAQRLKVLSA